TGCTATGACTGtgcttcctgcagcctccagctgcctctgggaGGGCAAGAGAGGGTTtggggctgagggagggggAAATGCTGTTGTGTGGGAATGGTGGGTGTGGGGTGAAGGGGAAAGTGGACACCCATTTGTGCTGCAGGTGCCACTCACCCAGTGAAAGCACAACCCTCCCTACTGTGGCCTCCTGTCCTCAGGGTTTTGACAGAACTGTCACATCCCAAGTTCATGGTGGCCCAAAGCTGAGCTCAGCCGTGCTCCCTCCACTGCAGATAAACCCAGCAGAAGCCATGGAGCTGCTCATGGCTGCATAATAGGTGGAAATGAGCCACAGATAAAGGCACACAATGTGGCTGGGGCTCTTGTTAAGTTCCCCAGCCAAACCAGGCTAGAGCAGAGCCTGCTCTCTGTCGAGGGCCTCTCCAGTGAGGGTGGGACAGGCTAAAAATAccctggagaaaatgaaatatgggTGATACGGGGCAGTACCGCTGCCATCAGCCACTGGAGGAAATGAAGAGGGAGGCACCCAGCTGCACTGTCCTTGGGCTGGTGGCTGGGCCCACCCTTGGTTTCCTCCCTGCTGGGGGCAAGGGGGTGAAACCCCCTGGGGTGGGGATCTGGGAACAccaccagctcccagctcttccctgtaCCCTCCTGGAGGGTGCTGGGGTAGATCTGCTGTGGAAGGACCCTGCTCCCACCATTGCCCAATTGGGACCTCCCAGGCCACCCCAGTGCAATGAGGGGCTacatcccagtgctccccaggtatcagcagagccctgcagctctggggagagcagcccagtgtgctgggccaggaggaAATCCCCGAGTGAAAGGGAACAGAGAAACCGTGCCATGTTTACCCACCACGGTGTCCCCGGGTCACCTCCCCTCTACTGGACTCCTATTTTTGTTGGCACTGGGGGAGCATAACGCTTTTCCAAGTGGCCCTGCAAGGTGGAAAACAAGACAGCCAAGACCACCCCCCCTTTGCCTGGATCCAGTGTCCAGGCGCTGCACAAATACAGCTCCATGTCCCACTATTGTTCCCATGTTGTGACAGAGTGGCTCAGGGCAGCTGCAGTGACCCCACGCCGCCGGGACATGCTGCCAACAACAACAGCAAGGGGCTCACCTgagggccaggctggggagggggcagcagggctggggttggCAGCAGCCCCCCAGAAGGTGGGCGGGCAGCCCTTAGGCAAATAAAAGCTTGGAGCTGATAAGAGTCCAGGGTGGCCTGGTGGAGCCTtttggcacagcccagggacagaCAGTGGCTGGGTGGGCCTTTCTCACACCTCCACGTTCCCTCTTGAATAAACAAGTCTCTCCGGTCCCTTGTGGGAACGGCACTCTCTCCCCCAACACCTAGCCCTAGATGATGATGCTGAGCCCCATGTTGGCACAGGCAGTCTGGGGGCTGCAGTGAGGAGCTCCCAGGGGCACCCCCAGAGTTAGGGAAGATTCTGAGGCAGCTATGCCAGTCCTGGAGGGACCACACACTCCTCAGAACCCCAATCCCTGCTGGGGGTGTTGGTCTAACACCAGTCACAGTCCCCAGGAGCCCTGGGGCTCCTCTGCAAGGAtgtttctgccttcctcccagATAGGACCAGCCCATGCCAGGCACCCTGCTCCATTCTGCCATGGCCTGGGATAGAGGACTGTCCTGCCTGAAAAGCTCTGCATGAAGTGCTGGCCAAGCACcaagaagtttatttttaagttttcccaGCATACAGCAAACAGCAAGTGTCTAAATCTGACCCACTCAGTAAGAGGCAAGGTGGGAGCAGAATCACAGCTGAGGGGGAAGAagggcagagagctgggaaggagggtgCCAGGCAGGGCCACAGCATGGCCACACTTGCCCACAGGGCCCTGTCAATGCCCAGGTGTGTCCTCAGGGGAAGTGGAAGCAGCCAGGAGCATCCTCCTGGGCCAGGCACAGAGCCCTGACCCCAGCACTCTGGGCTTACAGCGTCCACCATTCGGGCAACCCCAAACCAGGAATAATCCTGCCCTTTCCAGCCACTGACAATGGTGCACAGCCAAGGAAAAGTGAACCCCACAGAGCTCCTTTCCTCCCCAGGGTTATATTTAGCCCTCCACTAGGGTCCCTCAATGCACAGGCATGGCAGACAATGCGGCCCTGTGTGAGAactgcaggagggaggaaacGCACTCAATAGCTGCATCCTGACATTGTCATTCACCCCCGGCCATTTCCTTATGTGGAGGCACCAGGactgcagtgcccagcaccctGTGCCCACCCTGGCATGGGTCCTaaccctgcccagcagctcagaggaTCATCCTGATGCAACACCAGGCAAACAGAGGCTTCTGTCTGCAGAGCCAAGGGCTTTTTGTGGCATGGGAAATCCATGTGGCCTACAAACAAGGACCCACAGTGGTTCCACAGTGGAGACAGGGAATCAACCCTGAGCTGTACCTGCAGGAAGAGCCAGTGCTGAATGGGAAGGGAACATGTTCCActgcagctgtccccagctACGGCTTGAGGGATGTGACTTGGTGTAGAGCAGAGTTGCTCCTCTCCCACAGCACTTCAGGGCTTTTGCTGGCCACAGAAGGAgccatcaggcacagcatggagAGAGCCATAGCAGGAAGAGAGACGTGGAGGCTGGGAGAACTTGGCTTCTCTCAGGAAAAGGGCAAAACCAGAGCCTGGGAAAAGCCTCAGCCGGGAAGGAGCAGATTTCTCTAGGGGCTGTAGGGGACACACTGAGGGGATGTTCCATTTGTTCTCCAGTGCAGCCGAGGTGAGCCCCCGCcgtgtcccagggctgtggggacaccgtGCTGTGGGAAGGTCCGGGTGTCCCGGGGTCACCTCACTGTGGGTAGGTCCAGGGTGTCCTGGGGTCACTGAACCGCACCAGGACAGGACACCAGAGTGTGTCCCTGCAGGTCCCTGCTCCCCCCACCAGCTCCCACCCTGTTCCTCTCCTCCAAAAGCATCATCACTCCAGGCCTTGCAGGAAGGGCCCAGATGGCCTTGGCCCATCCCCGTGCCAGCACAGGGTCACCTCATCCCCAGCCCTGTacagctggagcatccctgctctGATCTAACCGGACATCCACAGCAGCCATCCAGGTGTGCCGGATGGCCAGGAGGATCTCACTGTCCCCCACACAGCAGCTGTCCCGCTCCCCTCAGCCACCCCAGtgagctggggcacagctcgCTCCTGGCATCCTGCCTGTGGAAACCACCACCTGCTCCTCTCATGAGCTGTTCACAACGGATCCAAGGAACAAAGCAAGGTAGGACAGAGGGTCCAAAGGAAGCTGCCCTCAAGACCATGCCAAGAGCACTGCAGTCAGCCTGACCCCCCATGAGCCTGGGGCACGGCCACCATAGGCTGGGCTGGGACCAGGAGTACTCATGGCTGCTGGATTCAACCCCCGATCTATGGCACTGTGCAGTCACAGCCAGCCCCAGATGCAGGGACATCCCTGAAGCAGGACAAGCCTTGGAGGATGCTCTCACACTCAACACCGGCCTCTGGACCAGGCATGGTACTCCTTGCCCACGGACAGGTTCACTGCAGGCAGGGCTTCCACAACAGCGCCCAACTGTGCCatgctgggaacagctggatcaCAAATGCCCTGGACCAGAGTGAGCATTTGCACGTGAGTGGTCGAGTGCAGCCTCGGGAGGGCAGGGTTTTACCATAATGGTTTATTCAGCATagcttcctctccctcttcGTGAGCCGCCGTGGCTGCTCGCCCTAGCCCTGAGAGCTGCCCGTTCCTATTCTTGTCCCGCCGTCCCGCCGGCACTTCCCAAGCGGCACATTGTTGGGATTCAATGGGAGGAAGGGTGGGTTTATAGCAATGAAGGCTTAGGAGAAAGGCGACAGGTCTGGGAAGCGGCTTCACCCCTGTCCCAGCGTCTGCGGGAATCCACAGACCTGCAGCAATGCCGGCGGACGGACGGGAGTCCCCGGacacagggaaaacagctggaaGTACCGCAGGCAGGGGAtaggagcagggcaggggcttCCAGTCAGGTGCCATTAATGCCCAAGCTGTCATCATCTGTCTGTCCTTCCCCAAGGCATCACTCCTGTGCTAGAGCAGCCTCCCCGAGCGACACTGCATGGGCATGGGCCCGGGGCAGGAAATGGGGCAGCGAGCCCCCCCCCCCGCCAAAGCCCGATTGTGGCCGGCTGGCCCTGGGAATGAGGGGATCAATGGGCTGTAAACAGCCGGGGGAGCCGCTTCGTCGCGGGGTGAACAAAGGCATTTCAGAGACAGTTTCCGAGCTGGtcccagctgggagaaggaACAGGACCATTCCCATCACAGCAGACAATAGGGAACAGCCATCACCCCACAGCCTGTCTGGGAAACCAGGAGACAAAGGGGAAAGGGCTACTTCAAGGGACAGTGCCAGCCTGCCAGGGGGACAACGTGGTGGGCGCTGTGAGCCCCAGTGCAGGGCCTGCACCTTCTTCCCGAGGCTCAGCTGCCCTCACAGCAAAGGTCAGAGTGCCAGCGGTGCTGGGCCATGAGCACAACTGACAGCAGCAGTACAGCCCAagacagcagctcaggaggcaaacagagccaggagcacGGCAGTAAAGCTGTCAGCAGGTCAGGAATGGCCCTGGCTGGGGCGCAGGACAGCACAGTGTGAACGCTGACTGGCTCCTGACCTCAGCCCTTCCACCAGGCACGGCAGATTTATCGTCCCCAAGAGGGGAAGGCCgggccagggcagagccagggcaccACGGGAAAAAACAAGCGGGGAGGCAGCGATaaccccagccctggccctgctcaggcagctctggctggggtTTGTCCCTGCCGTGCCAGCGATGCCCGAGTCTAGAGGGGACACTGGCCACCGGCCCCCAGAGCCTGCtgccagcctctccctgctcagcacccCAGTGGGACCCGCGAGCACTAGGATCCCACATGTCGTCACAGCCCTTCTCCTCAAGATAAAGAGGTCAAAGGGAAGCAGATGAcacagctgggggagctgggagggaggtaCCGCCACATCATGGGCTGGGAATTTGgtgcctcctcctccttcctgcccacCACCCTGCTGCCAGGCCTGGAGGCCAGTGCCCAGCCAGGGATAGCAATGGTATTTGTCCCACTGCAgcagttgtttcttgaacacgGAGGGAGCAGAGACATGCTCAGAAACAGGGCTCGGGCTGTGCTGATGCAGAAGACACGGAGGCCCAAGGATTGACAGAAGTTTATTGTGCAGAGGGCAGAGATCCCTTCATTCCCAACACATCATCCATGCTCAGAGCATGACAATGGAGAACCAAGACTTTCATCGCCCCTGTCACCATTCCTGGGAGGGATGATGGAGGGAGGGGGTCCCCAGAGAGCCCCATGACTGCTGGCGTAATGGGGTTCATCAAGAGCCACAGGGGATCTGGAAGCAGGGCAGCAGTTCTTCCTTTCACTGGTGGTCAGCCTGAACCCAACCCATTCTTCTACCTTCACAGCTTGGAAGAAATCAAACCTGAGGAGACACAGATGGAACCAGGCTGAGAGTATTTTGTGGTTCAGGAGCCAGGCCTGGTGTGAGCTGAGGAGTTTCAGACTCGCTCCGCCTCCATGCACGGTTCCTGGCCcactctgccagctctgggtACCTTCAGCAAATCCATGGGCTGGGCAAACCTGACTCTCAGAGTGCCCgtgagggtgaggagcagcaggtaCAGGAGGGAGGCTGGTGGAAGCAGTACATGTGCCAGGGTAGTCCCCAGCAGCCGCTCCAGGGCACCGCCTTTGTCCAAACCACCCGTTATTAACTCTTTTCGGGGCGGTTCCTGTTGAGCACGGCCCGAGGGGCGAACTCCAGCTTGTCCTTCAAGCTCACCACCTTGGTCAGGTCCTCGCCCACGATCTCCTGCAGCTTGCGGTCCTCCCGCTGCTCCGAGATGCTCTTCTCCTCCTGGGCGGTGGGCGGGGGGTCTCCGCGCAGGAACCACTCCAGCTGGGAGCCCACCAGCCCCACCACGAAGGCCACCGGGAAGGTGACGTACGGGGCCTTGGAGCGCACGGCCGCCCACAGCACGGACCACATGCCTCCCGGGGCGGGACGCGGCGGTCACCGTTCGCACCGGGGCCTCGGCGCTGTCCTCAGGGAATGGGGACCCGCCTGGGCCGCGCCGGGACCCCCGCCCGtccccggccccggccccggccccgctcaccCGGGCCCAGCCCCGCCCGTTCCGGTCATGGCCGTGAGGACTCGGCGGGGCGGTGCTGCCTCCTGGCGGACAGCGCGGGAACCGCAACGCGGGAGGAGCGACAACGGCTGGCGACACGGGGGGAACACTGGGGGAACACTGGGGGAACACGGGGGGGAATCATAGGGGACACTGGAGGGACACGGGGGGCGAAACTGAGAGGAGTCATGGGGGACATGGGGGGACGCGAGCGGAGTCATGGGGCACACGGGGGGGAACATGGAGGGGGCACGATGGGGAGTCATCAGGGGAGACAGGGAATACACGGGGGAACACGGAGGGGAGTCATGCGGGGGACAAGGGGGTGTCACGGAAGGAGCCACGCGGGAGAAGCCGGGGGAGATGACAGAGAGACACCCACAGTGGTGTTACGGAGAGGTGGGAGACACCCCCGGAAGAGTCACGGGGGGAGCCACGGAGAGACACCCAGAGGGCGAGACCCCCGGCCAGAGTCACGGAGTGTCACCCACTAGAAGACACACAGGGAGAGTCACGGGAGGAGTCCCAGGGAAGAACCCAGGGACGATTCAGAGACATGCAAGAGTCACAGGGGGGCGTCTTGGTGGGGAGAGCCACGGGGAGACGTCATGCGGGAGTCACGAGGAGTGTCACAGAGAGACACCCACGGGGGTGTCACAGGGAGTGTCACAGTGGGAGACTCACGCTGGGAGTCACAGGGGGAGTCACGGGGAGAGATCCACAAAGAGACACCCACAGGAGGAGATCCATGGGGAGAGACTCAGAAGCAGAGACCCCACTGGAAGAGACCCATGAGGGGATCTGCGTGGGGGATCTGCAagcccctctcccaccccacagTCACCAATTTCCCACACCACAGACATGCATTCCCACCCCATGGATACAAAAGGATGGGAGACAGGTGAAAGGCGAGCCCGGTGCCAGCCATGTCCCCGCAGGGAAGCGGCCGCTGGCCCGGAGTAACCAAAGTCATCTTTATTAATTGCGACGGTTCGTTACAATAAAAAGGGAGCCACGTGTCACGGTCACTGCACGGCGCTGGCcggggcgggggccgggggCCCTTCCCAGACACATCCCTAAATCCAGGGTGCAGGGGGAGTGGGGTGGGGAAGGGCTTTGGGTGGCTGAGTGGGTGCTGCCGTCATGGAGGTGTTTAGCACCGATGGACCCCCAGGAGCAAGGGACCCCAGCAAGGCGTCCCCCAGCTGCCTCTGATCCCATCACCCTGCCTGAGGGCCTGGGCAAGGTTTGGCCCCAGATTTCAGGAGCTTCCTGGCACCCACTGGCCCTGCCCTGGAGGGTGGCTGGTGATGCTGCATGGGGCTGCTGGCATGGCAGAGTGAGGGATGGGGGTGGGCTCCTCCCCCCTCTGACACCAAAAGTGACACTTTTCTTGACAGGATGCTTGGAGAACGGGGTTAAGAACAGGGATGAGGCAGATGCAGCCTCCTGCCCCACcatgctgctctgccctggaggGGACCTTccaccctgctcctggctctgtgcacAGTGAtgggggagctgggaacagccacaCCCCAGGGTGTCCCTTGGCCCTGAGAGGCATCAGGTACATGACAGCCCTATCCTGGGGTCCCATCCCGCAGGGCTTCAGAAGCTCGGGGGAAAGGGTGACCCCCTGAGGGGGTCTCTAGCTCCACactgaaggagcagctgctggccatGTTCACACTCCTGTCCCACCCACTGGTGCCAAGCACAGGTGTGCTCCTTGTCACTGCAGGTGGGAACAGGCCCGCTGGGGAAGCATCTCCCACCTGCAGCAAGGCACGGCGGGACTATGGCCTGTCCCTGTCACATTGCAGAGGTGCTCCTGGactccaggctggcaggagggaaggacagACAGATGAGGGATGGACTGAGGGGAAGAAGGGCTGAGCGGGAAGGGGAGAAGCGTGTGGAGATGCTCCGTGCGAGGGAAGCAGGGCGGCTCGCCGTGACCGGGGGCATCTGCTGCTCTGGTCCGAACTCCAGGCAGGACACAGCGCTGGTCACGTGTAGTTTCTGGTTTATTCCTTGggttatatttatatatgtatacagGGGAGGGAGCCCTGGGTCCCCATGGCACCTGAGCCgcaggcagagggagcagcGAGGGGGACCCCTTTGTCCCCACCACATCTCAAAGCCttgtgccagcagggcagggctgggggctgtggctgggcagggctgggggcttgTCCCCACCACACACCAGGGGATTGCACTGAGTACAGAGAGGCGGGGGggcctgcctgcagccccctcccctccagcccagcagggctgggtgccgAAGGTCACCTCTCTTTGGGTTGGGATGCAGAGGCGGGTGTGCAGAAGGGCTGGGGAGTGGGAAGGGGACAGAAagctgggacacagccccagggagggcagagggagggagagcccTGGaccccaggagaggctggcaGGGGCATGCGGGCGGGGGGCAAGGGATCGGGGCAGAACCGGGCTTTGCGTTCACCCGCCGTTGGATCCACGAAAGGGCTAAGATAGAAAAGAGAGAAGCTGTGAGTGGGGCCAAGATCTGCCCCAGGGTGTCCCCGCGGCCCCTCATCACAGTGAGCTACGGCCGCGCCGTCCAGTCCGGGTAGAAAAGCGGAGGCTGCGGTCACAGCCGGGTCTGCGCCTCGGGGATGTAGATCTCGATGCTGTCCGCACTCTCAGTGGCCGAGCTCTGGCGGAAGGAGGCGGCTCGCTTGGCTGCCAGGAGCCGCTTGCGGGCCTCCTGCCGCTGCCGGTCCACCGAGTCCAGGGAGCGCTCCTTCACCGGGTGCACCTTGGAGCGGGGCGGCTTCTTTGGTATCGGGGGAGGCaccttcttctcctcctgcacagACAACAGGGGCTTCAGGCTGGGACTTCCCAAGAATGGGCATTCCAATGGGctcaccacagctgctgccatgggTGCCAAAGCCAAAGCCATGGTGAGAGGCTTCACAGACCCTCCCACAGGTTGCAAGAGTTGCACATCCCTTTATCCATCCTGTGCCAGGACTCTGCCAAGCCCTTTGCAGCCAGCTGGCATACATCAGTGGGAGAACAACCCTTCTCTAGCCTctctttttcccagctctgtttttcaAGGGTTTGCTACTTGACTAAACAGTCACCAGTGAGAGCCCAGCAGTGGTTTCAGTGCAGATGTGCTTGGGGATTGAGGAGAGTGACAAGTACAAGTGCCAGTGGCAGGGCCCTGCCCTTACCTTGGGCTCCATGATCTTCCACCCATTGGCCTTGAGCTGCTGAAGCTCCCCAAACTTCATGCTGACATCCTCaatggagagctgcaggaggtcCCAGAAGCCAGCCAGGTCTTGGAAAGTGGGCACAGGGAATGCATTGGGATCCTGTAGGGACAGAAGGGACACTGTGTCATTTTCATCCATTGCTGGGACATTGGCTCTGCTAGCCATAGTGCCATCCCacccccctgtgctgggggctcCATATCTAGCTCTCCTGCATGGTGGTCCCCATTCACTGGCTGAGAGTATGAGAcatccccctccccaccacagCTGACCCCTGACACCGCTGCCCACACTCACCATGTTCTGCTGGCAGAGGCGGTAGAACTGCTGCACCTTCTGGGACATgaggagctgggcactgcccacCGCGCTCCGGATCTTCTCCAGGACTGGAGGGAGAGCAGACAGTCACAAGCAGCTCAGAGCCCTCCAACACATCATGTCTCTTCTCTCCTTCATATCCCTCTGGCCCCAGAGGGTTTCCCAGTGTTTCTTGCCCTCACCCAACCTCTTTAGCCTTGGCAGGGAAGATGCTCCAAGGTGGAAGGACTGCAGGACAATGACTGTgcccccccagctctgcagaatcCCTAGCCCCTCTCTTTGCTGCGACACCCCACCCGACTCACTCTCCTCGGGCAGGTCATAGtcctctgcctccctctccaTCTGCTGGCACCAGCCCTCCATCTTCTccacctctgcctgcagcagtttGATGAACCACTCCCCGTCGCGGTGGCACGGGGAGGCGCGGCCAGAGTCAGGGAGGCTGCGGGAGCCCCGCTCTATCCAAGCGTCGCGCCGGGGCACCTCCACCGTGTCGTACTGCAGCTGGTAATCCTCGCGGTACGCCCACTGCCCCTGCGTGTGCACGGTCTTGTACACGGCATACTGCCGGCCCGACTCGGGCTCCGAGGAGTGCCGCTGGAAGGGCCGCCCGAACTGCAGGGCTTTGTCCTCGGTGGCCACGGCCAGGCCGGTGAAGCCCTCGAGCTCCAGGTCCGCCTGCACGCCCGCTGTCACGCTGTTGGAGCGCTTGAAACGCGCTCGCCTGCGGAGATAGAGAGAGCGTGGGGACCCTGGCGGCCAGCAGGGATTGTTCTGTTCCCCCACCAGGTACCCCGGCGGCAGGGGCAGGGTGAGGGATGCCCACAGATaggatggggctggggatgcCGGGGTGGATCCCGAAGCATTCAGGGCCACAGGGACAGCCCTGAGAGCAGCTGCGATCTGCCAGTCCCtcatctctgctcccagcctgttTCCATGGCTACCAGCACTGGACTGAGGATGGAAAGGAGCGTGCACCAGGCTTCATGGGCACAATGCCAGAGTTCCCCTCCCGCTGGCCATGCGGGTTCTGGAATACCTTGAATTCCCATTCCAGCCAAAATATCATGGTTAGCTGCAGAAATGCCCAAAGGTTCATCTGCACCTGGCATGGGCTCAAAGCTaagggctgagcccagcagaggAGACCCTGCAGAAGGCAGGAATAGGGAAGCCCTTTCCCTGGGTGGCAGCAAGGACATAGGAAAGGCCTAATCCTGCCCCAGGTGGGGGCAGCTAGCCGGGGATGGAGAtggtgctgagctctggggttTCAGccagaggagagagggaaaagatgCTGTGGGGTagtggtggtgaatggagcTCAGGAAGTCCCCAGGAACCCAATGCCTCAGTGCAGCAAGTGTGGCAGATCTCAGCCCAGTCCAGCCATGTAGTACCTTTTGTCCTCCTCCACCTGCACCCCAATGGAATGGAATTCCCTCTGGCTCCGGCTCTCTGTATCCGAGTCAGAGACGGCCTCAACCTGCCaaggggcagagggagagcGCTGGAGGGCAGCCCCAAAATGCAGCATGGTGGCTCAGCATGGTCCACACCACTTGGgcagcctgcagggaggagCGGAGCCCACCTGGACGCCGATGGAGGGACGCCACTTCCGCTGCCGAGCCAAGCTTCGCAGCTCCTCCCGGCCTGGGATGGCCTTGATGATGAGCGTGGAGGGCTTGGGAGCAGCATGGGGCTGGACCGGGGGCAGGTCGAGGGCCACAGCAGTCACCTTGGAGCTCTCCAGGCTCTCAGCTGAGTTGCAGCGGGCCGTGGCATCTTTGGACCAGGCGGGGCTGCGGGTGACCTCGCTGGGCAGGTAGCTCTCATGGGTGGACTCGGTGCTGCTCTGCGCCGTGACGGAGATGAGAGGTTTGGCTTTGGTTCCTGGAGGGATGGGAGGTGGAGCTTTTCTGTAACTGAAGGCTGTTGTGGGAGAGGCGCAGGATGGAAAGGCACGTGAAAACACAGACACTTGCTCGTTTCCCGCCACGAACAGGGGCCCCGGGGAAtgctgcccctctcctcccacAGCGCAGGGATCACGGCCCCACAGGGTTTGCCCCATAGCTGGGTTAGATATGGGCCAAAGTTCAGAGGGGCTGTTTGACCATTTTTTGGGATTGGAAAACACCCCAGACCCACATTGGCCACATTTCTGCAGCACCCAGCAAGGGGCAGAGATGGAGACAGAagtggagggaaggaggggatggCAAAggagtgctggggacacagagcagccccCTGATTGGGACTGGGTGATGAGCAGGATGCTCGCACCCTGTTCCTGGCTCTATAGGGGTCGAGGGCCAGgaggtgggcagcagcagcccttggcAAGTGCCCAGGGAGATGTGGGGTTCCCTCATGCAGCCAAGCACTTGCCACCCCCCAGGACTCACAAGTGCTGGGCTTCAGGATGCTGCTGGTGATGGGTGGCCCAGGAGGGGCCGACATGGAGAAGAGTGAGAGACAGTCGTCATCCTGGGAGCAGCCTGCCTGGATGGCCCGCAGGTAGCTGTGGCTCCGCATGCGGAAGCAGCCAGGCAGGTCCAGCGCCTCCACGGCCTGCGACTCCACCTCACCAAAGACCGACTCGCAGACGGCCTCAAACTGGTGGTTGAGCTCATCGTTGATCTGGGGAAAGCAGTGGCTGAGGCTGAGCCAGGGCAAGGGATGCTCAGAGCGACATCCGccacatccctgccccagcctgcccTGTGAAACCTGTGCCATGGAGCGTACCTGGCCAGTGGTGAAGGAACGCCCGTAGCTCTGTCCCCGCGGGAGCATTCGTGGTGGcgtgcagcagctgggacagttACAGATATATGAATCAGAATAGTGCCTACTTGCAAACCTAATGAGAGACAGTGGGAATAGAAGGGATCACACCAAAAGCAACACATTCCAGCAGAGCAGTTGGAAACACAGCCGCAGCAATTCTCCCGctggccactgctgctgtccccactccTCACTGCCCCCAAAACTCCACAGGGACTGGAGCCCATCTCAGTCATCCCTTTTGAACATGCCTCTTGTCCCCACAGTCTGCacatggctgcagcagcagggccccCCACGaaagcccagcacagccatgtCCTCCCCAGTGCcctgacacagagcagggaccGGGCTTGGTGCTACTGTACTGGGGAGTATGGCTGCGAGCAGGGACAGTGCTGTGAACAGGGACAGTCCCGTGAGTGGGGACAATGCCGTGAGCAGGGACATGCCACTTGTCCTCCCAGGGAGCCCAGGCCTATggccccactgctgcctgcagtgctgggatggggcCGGGAGGCAACAGTCCTTACTTGGTCCTGGCCTGGTCAGCGCTGGAGGAGCGGCGGTAGCTGTCTCGCCGCGTGGCTGCCCTGGGCAACACTTTGGCGCTGATGTCCGAGTCGGCACTGTCCTCGTCGCCCATGGCCTTGATGTAGCTGCCACTGCGCATCCGCCGGCACGGGATCTCCCCGTCCTTGCCCACCGGATACCCGCTCCACTCGTCCTGCggcacctggagcaggaggcaAGCATGGGAGGATATGGTGGCCAGGGTCCCACAGACATACAGACCTGAGCCTTGTGCCAGACTAAGCCCAGAACAAATCCAGCATGTGTGCCCAGCTCCCCTGTCCTCCCCACACACCCGATCTGCAGGGACAGACCCTGGGGGCTCCGACCCTTTGGAAAGCCCGAAAATCCAGGAGAGCAGATCCCTCCtaacagccacagctcctcatTCCCACAACATGCGGCGGcgcagcagctcccacctcaTGGCCCCCCTGGCAGAAGCGTCTGGGCCAAATCCCACCCATGCCAGCCAGCACCGGCCTGACGTATCGGGCACCAGTCCCACCACGTGCTGCTGACGTCAGCACCACAG
Above is a window of Parus major isolate Abel chromosome 23, Parus_major1.1, whole genome shotgun sequence DNA encoding:
- the DLGAP3 gene encoding disks large-associated protein 3 isoform X2: MKGYHGERSQTQPSSGHRCRCIPENCEHPADYIPHCPEGQPPYLLSPSEPCSLEHPYCPARSPGAASECLGRPLSEPPSASASSTFPRMHHAQQPYDSCDECMATAHPASKINRLPPTLLDQFEKQLPLHHDGFHTLQYPRAGGAEPRSESPSRIRHLVHSVQKLFAKSHSLEAPAKRDYNGAKMDGRGDGYHHHHHHHHHHHHHQSRHGKRSKSKDRKVDSRHRSKMLGWWSSDDNLDSDSSYMVSGRHATDQGTQYCVDAPESAFRDLTLKSLKGGGEGKCLACAGMSMSLDGQTLKRSAWHTMTVSQAREAYPSAGGTEKTLMLQEAKAKDRAYQYLQVPQDEWSGYPVGKDGEIPCRRMRSGSYIKAMGDEDSADSDISAKVLPRAATRRDSYRRSSSADQARTNCCTPPRMLPRGQSYGRSFTTGQINDELNHQFEAVCESVFGEVESQAVEALDLPGCFRMRSHSYLRAIQAGCSQDDDCLSLFSMSAPPGPPITSSILKPSTSFSYRKAPPPIPPGTKAKPLISVTAQSSTESTHESYLPSEVTRSPAWSKDATARCNSAESLESSKVTAVALDLPPVQPHAAPKPSTLIIKAIPGREELRSLARQRKWRPSIGVQVEAVSDSDTESRSQREFHSIGVQVEEDKRRARFKRSNSVTAGVQADLELEGFTGLAVATEDKALQFGRPFQRHSSEPESGRQYAVYKTVHTQGQWAYREDYQLQYDTVEVPRRDAWIERGSRSLPDSGRASPCHRDGEWFIKLLQAEVEKMEGWCQQMEREAEDYDLPEEILEKIRSAVGSAQLLMSQKVQQFYRLCQQNMDPNAFPVPTFQDLAGFWDLLQLSIEDVSMKFGELQQLKANGWKIMEPKEEKKVPPPIPKKPPRSKVHPVKERSLDSVDRQRQEARKRLLAAKRAASFRQSSATESADSIEIYIPEAQTRL
- the DLGAP3 gene encoding disks large-associated protein 3 isoform X1, with the protein product MKGYHGERSQTQPSSGHRCRCIPENCEHPADYIPHCPEGQPPYLLSPSEPCSLEHPYCPARSPGAASECLGRPLSEPPSASASSTFPRMHHAQQPYDSCDECMATAHPASKINRLPPTLLDQFEKQLPLHHDGFHTLQYPRAGGAEPRSESPSRIRHLVHSVQKLFAKSHSLEAPAKRDYNGAKMDGRGDGYHHHHHHHHHHHHHQSRHGKRSKSKDRKVDSRHRSKMLGWWSSDDNLDSDSSYMVSGRHATDQGTQYCVDAPESAFRDLTLKSLKGGGEGKCLACAGMSMSLDGQTLKRSAWHTMTVSQAREAYPSAGGTEKTLMLQEAKAKDRAYQYLQVPQDEWSGYPVGKDGEIPCRRMRSGSYIKAMGDEDSADSDISAKVLPRAATRRDSYRRSSSADQARTKFASRHYSDSYICNCPSCCTPPRMLPRGQSYGRSFTTGQINDELNHQFEAVCESVFGEVESQAVEALDLPGCFRMRSHSYLRAIQAGCSQDDDCLSLFSMSAPPGPPITSSILKPSTSFSYRKAPPPIPPGTKAKPLISVTAQSSTESTHESYLPSEVTRSPAWSKDATARCNSAESLESSKVTAVALDLPPVQPHAAPKPSTLIIKAIPGREELRSLARQRKWRPSIGVQVEAVSDSDTESRSQREFHSIGVQVEEDKRRARFKRSNSVTAGVQADLELEGFTGLAVATEDKALQFGRPFQRHSSEPESGRQYAVYKTVHTQGQWAYREDYQLQYDTVEVPRRDAWIERGSRSLPDSGRASPCHRDGEWFIKLLQAEVEKMEGWCQQMEREAEDYDLPEEILEKIRSAVGSAQLLMSQKVQQFYRLCQQNMDPNAFPVPTFQDLAGFWDLLQLSIEDVSMKFGELQQLKANGWKIMEPKEEKKVPPPIPKKPPRSKVHPVKERSLDSVDRQRQEARKRLLAAKRAASFRQSSATESADSIEIYIPEAQTRL
- the SMIM12 gene encoding small integral membrane protein 12, whose translation is MWSVLWAAVRSKAPYVTFPVAFVVGLVGSQLEWFLRGDPPPTAQEEKSISEQREDRKLQEIVGEDLTKVVSLKDKLEFAPRAVLNRNRPEKS